A genomic window from Lotus japonicus ecotype B-129 chromosome 1, LjGifu_v1.2 includes:
- the LOC130744552 gene encoding agamous-like MADS-box protein AGL62 yields MSKKKSSLGRQKIPIEKIPKKSHLQVTFSKRRSGLFKKASELCTLCGVEIAIVVFSPADKAFSFGHPEVESIIDRYLTRNPPQEPSGAHQFVEAHRNANLRDLNMQLTQFLNHLEIEKKQGDEIDNVRRERQRQFWWESPVDELGLHELIQLKGSVEELKDNLGKLATKFIMEQCNSNISSVNIGASGLGLYDASFENKYGATIPNAYNYLGFRQGNL; encoded by the coding sequence ATGTCCAAGAAGAAGTCTAGCTTAGGTCGCCAAAAAATCCCCATTGAGAAAATACCCAAAAAAAGTCATCTCCAAGTCACTTTCTCTAAGCGTCGTTCAGGGCTCTTTAAAAAGGCTAGTGAGCTTTGCACCCTTTGTGGTGTTGAGATTGCGATTGTAGTGTTCTCACCCGCTGATAAAGCATTCTCTTTTGGCCACCCAGAAGTTGAGTCTATCATTGATCGTTATCTGACTCGAAACCCTCCACAAGAGCCTTCTGGTGCTCACCAATTTGTTGAGGCTCATCGAAATGCTAACTTGCGTGATCTCAACATGCAATTGACTCAATTTCTTAACCATTTAGAGATTGAAAAGAAGCAAGGAGATGAGATTGATAATGTGAGGAGGGAGAGGCAGAGGCAATTTTGGTGGGAGAGCCCTGTTGATGAACTTGGCTTGCATGAGTTGATCCAATTGAAGGGTTCTGTTGAGGAGCTTAAGGACAACTTGGGGAAACTTGCTACCAAATTCATTATGGAACAATGCAATAgcaacatatcttcagtaaatatTGGGGCTAGTGGACTTGGACTTTATGATGCTTCCTTTGAGAACAAATATGGTGCTACAATTCCTAATGCTTATAATTATCTTGGTTTTCGGCAGGGGAATCTTTAA